The genomic window GCAGAACATTTTCTGGTCAAAATTGCACATAGCATGCCATTTGGATAAAAACATCCAGTCTATCTCTCGTGAAAGTTCCTTTTTTCCTTGAAAAAGTTTCTGTCACATTTGTTGCCACTCAGTGTTTTAAACCCGGAAAGATTTCTGACtctaacatttataacaataaactagAAAATACAACTTTATGCGATTTTATAATACGCACAGAACTAATAAGTGTTAACTATTAAATTGGTGTCTATTTATCATAAGGATATATTcatgtattcaatattaatattctgaTAAGActcaattattgaaaattttcagaatgttgtataataatatgcCTGGGATTTAtttctgaaaattttaaatatcattgtatACATGACATGTTACATGACTATGAGACATGTTCATTAGTTGGTCCCCAGGCCGCTCTAACAGATTTGCTACTGAACTCTacatataaatgtgaaagagATAGCTTCTCAGTACTGTGAAAACAGATTAGTTTAAGTATTGTGTACAACAGCATCACAACAAATATATACACACtgaacattttcaatatttgcTTATATATAGGGCTCTTCAAGCCGATctcaaataatgttaaaatattacaatttttcttatatacttCATATACATTTGACGTTGTGGTAAATAGGtgttaatctaaatattatcgtttttatttccCAAGTTATTACTTAGATAGATCatattagatttaataatttggtattgtttatctgtatattttgtttgtgcaatattttgtattttattgcatttttttttaaatattgcatttagTACAATTTcggacaaaattataattattaagcaaAAATTTCGTTTTATTCGACATGTTTAGGtaggtatacatatattttttaaaattaaaaaaatattgcatgaTGCATTGATATTATACCAAAAAatggatattttaatttttatatatacgagtattttGGCCTAAGTCTGctattatatatcttttagataatttataaaaaaaatagataaagtaataataagttACCAAAAAAATCTAGTTCGTTTATATTTGTTCTTAAGTATATCTTAGTAAGTCAATTTAAACTGTCAATAtcgttttacttattattattattcaatgggTGTATTTCTTGTGTATTAAGGCTCAAGGGAATGTTCACAGTGTTTTTAATATCCTTCAATACGTACACGTAGACAGTACACTCAAAGCagtttttaagataatatatgaAACGCACTACACTATAATGTCAAAGGTTGTATTACTTCCCTTTGAGCTTCGTTCTCGTACACttcttagtaaattttatttgtcttacattttactttaaattctaTTTGTGAAATTTTTAAGCTGTGTATTTGACATTGGATGGACATGGAGTATACTGTATGGGACAGGGTTTGACATTGTTATTTGATGTCTATGaatagtcaaaaaaaaaaaaatttaaaattttactaacggCAATATTACGCCTTGAGAGAAATAATCAATGAAGGCATTTTAACTCATTAGTTATTGCAATCTGTGCATATTATGTCCTATAGGTTTCCTATGGACACAGACATTTGCGTGTTGTCTATGACTAGCAACTCTCACGTTCCAAGATGTAATGTAACCTTGAAAACAGAGATTCTTCTCATGAGAATCTTTATCATGTACAAGCATTTGTGAACTTTTAAACataacgtatgtatgtatattacaaagatttgtatggttgtaatataaaattggaTACTTTACACGAGGACCTTGTTGTAATGGTTTTATAGcccatttacaatattaaccgTTTttgacaaaatgttttttttttatggttgtgtcaataaatttatagcAATTCATATTTgccaaatttttataaaattactgtatcaagtattatataaaaagcaataaaaaacaatagtagttaatttgtaactttttatgaaataatattttatgaatgagTGTACATTCCGAGATGGAATTATTTCAACATTTGCGATTATTACAAcactattattaaatgataaggTGTGGGTCATGTAATGGAACAGCCTTGTAcccgaaattatttaaaagctaCATAATTATAAAGGTAATCCACTACAATATACTCTTTTTACTTCAACCTGTCTATCTATGCATTATATCACAGTCTGTAATagagtaattatataatttgttttcatttaagtatccacaaaaacttaaaatatatgcgTCATGTGATTAATCAACGTGGGttgtatgaaacaaaaaaatatccttcAGTGTCTTATCCTTATTTTACTACTGTATGTCATTGctttttgttcatttttcttaaatttatagttaCTGTTGATCGGTTATTCATAACCTTTGTAAATtcatttacagttttattttctttatatttttaacctgCACTTTGtctgaataaagtttttattataagcttCTTGTTTTAAAgttgttgatttatttgaaaaaaaaccacctgtaaattttccatatGTTTATTTATCGGTACAAAATGTGtacatctataaaaatatataatactttattcctTACCAAGTGACAGACTCCAAAAGTGGACGGAGACTGGTGAGATTCAATTGCTGTTTTGGTAAAGTTAATTGTAAACCAAACTCATCATGAatgtatgaataattaaaagtaataattgaataatcaaGTAACAAATTTTTCAGCACCTTACACTGAAATGTGTCGATCCAAGTAAGGATTGACAAGTTTAATACTAAACACTACAtaaagttaaatacaaaaatatataatacttatcacAAAAATTGAGGTTTTAGTTGGAATGTCAGTGATCTAATGCTAAAATCAAAAGTTACTTTCCTTGAAAATATTCATGTTttggtacaaaaataaatataaaaacagagCTTAATCTCAAAGTTCATACAaatgcataattatatatatcaaaattaatatagtttatttatgtcTTGTTAATCGTTGATATGCTGTGcaagattatattaacaaatggcaaattttaataataagaaagaACATTCAAGTTGAAAGCAATAAGAAAAGTTGTGTCAGTACGGAGTTACTGTCTTTCCTCATCCAATCTCTGTATTTTTCAGAACTTAACTTAATTGAGTTACATCTAATAACTTATTCCAAGTCACTGTTTAGTCTCACTAAATGagaagtgtatatatatatcaccatAAAAATGTACATACCATTAGATGGTAATCTATCTCGCAAGATTCtaaactgccgaaatattgtgaatggtgatcacaatatttcggcagtttgaaaatttcgatagtttatgataCTGGTGATATTAGGTTACgagtttttgtaatttaactttaatgagCTTCGGTTTACAATCTACCGAgaagtaatgcgttaaattatAAGCAGTAAATTTCAGTTCATTCTTTCAAAAGTTTACAATTTCacaagatagattataatctaatggtatttttaattatacagtaaattatacatatgtatatgacgACGAATCATGATCTACAGTGAAAATTTCCACaaatttaagaattaatatatgtacattacaaattattataataactatctttGTCATCCAATCAACAATCATCTTTGTTTGATTGCAGAGTAGTTCATTGtgcaatgttattaattcttgtGGAATGTAGTTTAAAagtataatgaataaattaatttaaagattatccATCATTTCAAGATATACcccttatacatatatatgatagaAATAACTAATCTAGTGGCAGCTTACATGAGCACACAATCGCAACATTGCAATGTGTAATATAGGCATTTAATTCCACAGTCTTCTTCCTCAACAGTGGAGGCTGTAGACCGAGTCTTATGAGGTGGTGGGGATCTAAGAAACACACTATCTACATTATCACCTAATTTGTCTTTTTCTGTCTTTGTGTTTGAAGATCTTTTGTCCATATCATTGTTTTCAAGGTAATCTTTATCTAACTTCTTGTCATTATCATTAGCGTCTCCAGCTGCAtcctgaaataaatacatattttttaatggacagttcaaaatatgttataacaaatttatattttaaaatgaataatttattggtagttttatttatagataaatacatatatatatatagtttaaaattttcgaacatgaatatttattcattatattatataataattattattatatatactgcaCAAAACTCCAAGAAATTTGACTATAATGAATTAAAGCAACATATTGAAAACTTGCTCACTTCTTTATCACTCTTAATAAATTCTTGCCTCTCCTCTGAATTTGTGCTCATAATATCAGATGGAAGTTCTGATGCTACTGCAACCCCTGCACCCGCAACAGTTACTGGAATATGGCCACTATGTTGAGGTACCAATAGATCTGATTCTTCTTCTTTCTTCTTCAAATGCGTCTGCTGGCTAGACGAATCTCCCGACATGCTTGAAAAAGTTATgaagaatgtaaataaaaaaatatatcgaatttgCATGAACAAAATTCTAATATTCGTCCGTAACGATTCACGAATGCATCTCGGGAGCAGATACAATTTCGCCTCGTAAGTGACACTGggcaataaaaaattgtaaacaatattcACTGACGAAAACTACAAAAGTAATCATATTACTGCATTGTTAGTCAATTCACCTCGCTAAGGCGACCGATTCTTTCTGTTCTATTTGCTCCACAACTGATAAACGACGCCATTTGCTTATGATTGTTTCAAAATTGTTGTTTTCTTGCATTTTGCTTCGTGACAAACACAAACTCGCCAaagaggttttgttttgatttgtaattataaatgaaacaatgaatAACAAAgggaagatatttttaaatagttaaataaatgaataagacTAATACTTAATCGAATAATATAAACACTTTAATTCAATTTCGAaccttattttcataaaatagcaAATAGAAACTTATTTTGAAACTTTTGTATTGTACCTACTTCTACTTCTTTCAATTTAGCTTTTGCCTTTCAAACAAGCTGCCACCGAGACGTGACCTTCATCTTCATTTCAAAGCAGTGCTACcagttcaaataaatttataaaaatacattttgtatagtttttatgtattgcagttttataataaaaattttatttaatgttatattattccattaaatgatttttattttacaaaattgctATCAAGTCACAGaaacataatataagtatacttaCAAATTGTACATAGATGGCGCTCTGTCACCAGAACGTTCATTTTTGTGGGAATTATAAACCAATTCCTTATGCTTATTTCGTCTTTTACCCGGTAACCATATTATACCAAAAGTTGacgatttattatttcttgATGGCTGATAAGATGATGATACAACATTTTTAGGAGAAGTAGACGGAACGGACGGTAGCTTGCCACCGGAGGATAAAGCGGAGCCCAATTTTGGAGTGCTTTTTCCGATATGGCCACCGGCTCCGCTTTTCCCTGTGGGAACAGTGCCCACTTTCTTCATTATTGGTGCCAGCTTAAGATAGTATCTAaagaatattaaagaaattaatatacaagatgcaaattatatatattgaatatgaatactagataaaaaaatatttaatccttAAACTTAAATTGTGATACTGTCTGGTAATAAGATTATGCaggcacaataaaataaaaaaaaaatacaaattaaagatagcAAATATCTCTtgaattgcaaatataaaaaaagttggttttgaaaaaaaacttttatatttaacgtaggtatcttaaaataaaacaacatatttgTGCATCGATAGTGaagttaaaattaacttaattttcacGTACAATAActctatgtaaattatttattcgttgAATAAACAGTCCATTGTTCAGAGAAAATACGGATGTGCGTTGACTTAGTTATAGattcttattattgttttttagtttatgtttcgcatttgtaataccTTACATACTTTTTTGCAAAAAAGGATAAGTATTTTAATCTAAGAGCTGAGAGGCAAAGAAAATGTTGTAGAATATATACCTACATCATATGAAATAGGTacgtagataataaattaaattatattgtattataaatacaaattagtcTTAAGTTTTTGAACTAACTAAAACTCGAATATACGTAACATAGACGattgaaatattatcattttctttTCCAATAGTACAAATATAAGAATTTAGTTGTATAATACCTATTATTAAGTTGTTTGAtacaattgattttgtttttcaaaagtATAGccatatcataattaattgattaattgttctatattgaataaaagatgTTACGCATAGATGTTAAATTTCTGCATATTTATGaggctataattttatttacataaaatgaacGGTATCACCAATCCGCAGGATCTACTGAACCCGTATTAGGTAAGTATTCTGAAACCTGTCAAGAGGCAACGTAGTGAAATGAGTTCTGGATCGATCTTCTTTTCAAAGAGTCTTACCAGTTTTccacaatgtatattttaaagaatatcagTAAAAGCTACGGTATGTTTTCGACGTGATTCGTCTGTCAAATTCGAATAACGtatatgaacatatttatttaccttgGTATCAATGTTAAACAATTGGATCGGATTAAGTTACACATcgagttgaaattaaaattacgcTAATCCTTGAGTATATCAAAGTATAcctataattatgaaaataatcttCGCGTCCAAATTTTCTTTCGGACTTTCgtttcaatttacataaaatcggATTCTATAAGCGTGATATTGTATCAGATATATCAAACAGAAgcgttatcaataaataattgaaataatggaagaaaacatttttatcgaaacCTGCAAACTGGTAAACATTTTCCccttaaacttttaataatcattaccTGTTGTTCAATGTTTATTGATACATGaaacgatataataataaaattagtcttAACAACTTCGTATTAATATGATGAATACTAAGTACCTACTCgtgtatatattgaaattaaattttacagtaacgttttagaaaaaaagtaaacaaagaaGACTGGCACTTGAATAGTAATGTTTGTACCTCAAATATTAATACAGCCATCTAACTCCATAATATTATACTCGTTAGCATAATAAAATCacactgaattaaaaaaacggGTACATAATCTTCATACCAGAGCGTTGACGTAAACTTCCCTACGAAACTTTGATAAGTCACTGCAAGACGCTGAATTTGGTATTCGGTGAGACATGTAtctttttattagttttaagatatatttttaccgAGTTTCAGGTGAATCCGCCGAAGAAATAAGTTTAATGTAAACAAAGAGATTGGTGAAGTTCTATGAATATAAGAAAGTTCCAGGTATCAAGTTTGATAAAGATGAAATAAGACATTCCATACAAAAAAGTTAACATCATTTCACCCCCTTTAgagatgaaatattataatatatatgttttatacttataacatttttctCCCGTTAACCATAAAAAACGTCCTTCTTCAATTGAAATTATCATTTGTATAACTTTGAAACTAcagatactattttttaatatctatcacGGGAAGTAAAATACGGGTTAAAAATGCAATAAGTGTATATATCGATTCCCAGTCCTGTTTCATTGTTACTTCGcgttatgttttaaaatggaataaatttgtttgttatatgATATAGACAATTGAAATTCTGGAGACGGACTTGGACTAATTTTTATTCCGCCAAAACAAAACCTATCTAAGccttaaaaattatgtatatatttgtatttattgtagcgattttaaatatagttttgtaagcAAGACTTATATCTTcgctttatttttcaaagtaagGCT from Vanessa tameamea isolate UH-Manoa-2023 chromosome Z, ilVanTame1 primary haplotype, whole genome shotgun sequence includes these protein-coding regions:
- the LOC113404200 gene encoding uncharacterized protein LOC113404200 isoform X3 — its product is MQENNNFETIISKWRRLSVVEQIEQKESVALASMSGDSSSQQTHLKKKEEESDLLVPQHSGHIPVTVAGAGVAVASELPSDIMSTNSEERQEFIKSDKEDAAGDANDNDKKLDKDYLENNDMDKRSSNTKTEKDKLGDNVDSVFLRSPPPHKTRSTASTVEEEDCGIKCLYYTLQCCDCVLM
- the LOC113404200 gene encoding uncharacterized protein LOC113404200 isoform X1, coding for MCDYTEIRVSDLPLYFVDFFCTAKFVHPFNIICDIIIQYLAIIGKLRLTFWFCNTLRYYLKLAPIMKKVGTVPTGKSGAGGHIGKSTPKLGSALSSGGKLPSVPSTSPKNVVSSSYQPSRNNKSSTFGIIWLPGKRRNKHKELVYNSHKNERSGDRAPSMYNFMSGDSSSQQTHLKKKEEESDLLVPQHSGHIPVTVAGAGVAVASELPSDIMSTNSEERQEFIKSDKEDAAGDANDNDKKLDKDYLENNDMDKRSSNTKTEKDKLGDNVDSVFLRSPPPHKTRSTASTVEEEDCGIKCLYYTLQCCDCVLM
- the LOC113404200 gene encoding uncharacterized protein LOC113404200 isoform X2, which produces MKKVGTVPTGKSGAGGHIGKSTPKLGSALSSGGKLPSVPSTSPKNVVSSSYQPSRNNKSSTFGIIWLPGKRRNKHKELVYNSHKNERSGDRAPSMYNFMSGDSSSQQTHLKKKEEESDLLVPQHSGHIPVTVAGAGVAVASELPSDIMSTNSEERQEFIKSDKEDAAGDANDNDKKLDKDYLENNDMDKRSSNTKTEKDKLGDNVDSVFLRSPPPHKTRSTASTVEEEDCGIKCLYYTLQCCDCVLM
- the LOC113404200 gene encoding uncharacterized protein LOC113404200 isoform X4, producing MSGDSSSQQTHLKKKEEESDLLVPQHSGHIPVTVAGAGVAVASELPSDIMSTNSEERQEFIKSDKEDAAGDANDNDKKLDKDYLENNDMDKRSSNTKTEKDKLGDNVDSVFLRSPPPHKTRSTASTVEEEDCGIKCLYYTLQCCDCVLM